Within the Thermosynechococcaceae cyanobacterium Okahandja genome, the region GCAGCACCCGATTGCGATAGTCCACCGCCGCGTCGTAGTCCCGCACCGGGTTAAAGCGGTTTGGCGCGGGCAAAATACCCACCAGTGTGGCGGCTTCGTTGAGGGTGAGGTCTTTGGCCGACTTGTCAAAAAAGAATTGGGCGGCATCTTCAAAGCCCGTGTTCCCCACCCCCAAATACACCCGGTTGAGGTAGGCTAGCAGCAGGTCATCCTTGCTGTAAAACGTCTCTAACTTGAGGGCAACGACCATTTCGCGCCACTTGCGACCAAGGGAGTCATCGGTGCCCACATAGCGGCGAAAGAGGGTACGGGCCAACTGCTGCGAGAGGGTACTGGCACCTTCGCGCAATTCACCGCCGCGCACATTGGTAAGGATGGCGCGCACCAGTCCCAACGGATCAACACCCATATGCCAGTAATAGCGCGAATCTTCCGAGGCAAGTACCCCATGGATTAGATAGGGGGAAAAGTCCTCTAGGCGGCGTAGCTCTTGGTGGGGCCGACTATCGATGGGGTTGATCGGCTGCCCCTCGCGATCGAGAAGAATAATGGGGCCTTGCTCAATAGCCGGAATGGGATGCACAGACACCTTGGCCGCTTCGGCAGTGAGGATGCCCCCCCCCAATAGGCTCAACCCGAGCAGGCCGTACAATCCGTAACGTAGCCCCTGTACCCAGCGGGGGGGTGGGTTCACAAACCGCAGCGTTACCCCATGCTTAAGTTCGGGTGGACCAAGGGTGAGCACATCCCCATTGTGGAGCACATCCACCAGCATTTGCTCGCGGCGACGGTACAACCCATTGGTGGAGTTGAGGTCGCGGATTTCAAAAACGCCCGTGGGGGTCAGCCGACGCAGTTCTGCATGGCGACCACTGACAATCTCGCTGTCAATGACAATATCGGCTTTGGTGCGGCTGCGCCCGAGAATGTAGCGATCGCCCAAAAGGGGATAAACGTATCGCTGACCGGCCACCTCGACCCAGAGTTCCGTTTTGCGGCTAGTCTCTTGAACGGGCACCTGACTCCAATCAAAGCGTGCCTGGACGGTCTGTACCGCTTGGGTTACGGTTTGGGTCATGGAGCGCCACAGGTTACGGGGAGAATCACTCATGGGTGTTGTTGGTTACGAAAAGAAAAACAGCAGTCCCCCCGATCACCAGAGCCTTTAGCGATCGGGGGTGTACCCCGACGGCACGGCACTTGGATCGCTATCCCGCTTAGAACTCAGCAGATCCATGCGATCCACCAAAATAACGGGGCTAGAGCGCTCAGCACCCGTATTCCGGTCTTGCCAGCGATCAAACTTCAGGGTGCCTTTCACCCCCAAGAGGGTACCTTTGCGGACGTAATCGGCAGCCACTTGTGCCGTTTTACCCCAAATTTCTAGGTTAAACCAGTCCGGTTGATCATCCTTGCTGGGGCGATTCACCGCCAGTGTCAGGCGACACTTCACACTGCCGGATTCAAAGTAGCGCACATCCGGATCGCCACCAACGCGACCCACCAGATGGACAACGTTTAGACCCATGGCTTAGCCTCCGCGCAATTTGCCCTAACAATTTATTGTAAGGGTTTATTGTAAGGGGATTAGTCTTGCATTGATGTGGGGAGTACGTCACTGTAGAGGGATTGTAGAGGGTGCCGTCTGTACCCACTGGATTAACTCTGGGTAGGGCATCGGTCGAGCCAGAATAAAGCCCTGAATCAGATCACACCCGAGGGTCGTCAGTTGCTGTAGTTGGGCGATTGTTTCTACCCCTTCCGCCACGACGGGCAACCCTAGCCCCTTGGCCAGATCAATAATGGCTTTGGCAATCGCTTGATCTTGGGGATCACAGACAATATCTTCCACAAACGAGCGATCAATCTTCAGACCCGTAATCGGAAACTGTTTGAGATAGGTCAGGGACGCATACCCCGTGCCAAAATCATCGAGGGTAATGCCCACCCCAAGGGCGCGCAAATGACTGAGAATTTCTTGGGTAAGGCTCACACTGTGAATGGCCGTGGATTCGGTAATTTCTAGGGTGAGGAGGTGCGGCGGCAACTGTGACTGGGCAAGGGATTCCTGAATTTCTTGGAGCAGGTTGGGGTGCAAAAATTGGCGTGAGGACAGATTTACGGCAACGCCTACCCCCGCCAATCCCTGTTGTTGCCATGCTTGGCAGTCCTGACAGGCACGGCGGAGTACCCAGTCGCCAATGGGCAAAATCAGGCCGTTTTCTTCTGCCATATCAATAAACCGCCCCGGATCGAGTAACCCTTGATGCGGATGCTGCCAACGCACTAGGGCTTCGATGTGGTGGATCTGCTGCCGCTCTAGGTCAAGCTGGGGTTGGTAGTACAGGCGCAGTTCCTCAAGGCTTAGGGCGCTATGCAGCTCATTTTCTAGGCGGAGGAGGGCATGGGACTCGGAGTTAAGGCTGTTGGTGTAAAACTGGTAGGTATTGCGCCCAGTTTCCTTGGCGCGGTAGAGGGCGGTATCGGCATTCCGCAGCAGCACATCCGGGGAATCGCCATGGTCGGGATACACGGCAATGCCAATGCTGGTGGTTACGTGCAGGTGATGGCCATCTAAAATAAATTCGGGCTTGAGGGCGTGCAAAATCCGCTCGGCCACGATGGCCAGATCATCGGTGTGGTGCACCATTGGCAACAGAAGGGTAAATTCATCTCCCCCCCAGCGTGCCACGGTATCGGTCTCCCGCAGGCAGTGAACCAAGCGCTCGGCCACCTGTTGCAACAGTTGATCGCCAATGGCATGACCTAGGGTATCGTTAATTACTTTGAAGCGGTCTAAGTCGAGAAACATGACTCCCACCCGCTGTTGCAGTCGCCGTGACTCGGCCAAAGCCAAGGGGAGGCGATCGTCAAAAAGGGCACGGTTGGGCAGGCCGGTCAGCAGATCGTGAAAGGCTTGGTAGTGGATGGTGCTCTCTGAGAGTTTGCGCTCGGTAATATCTACCACGGTGCCTTCAAAGTAGGCAAGGCGACCGCTCTCGTCGTAAACGGCGCGGGCGTTTTCCGAAATCCAAATAATTTGGCCGTCCTTACGATAGACCTGAGATTCAAAGTCGGTGACAACACCGTTGTTAACAAGCTGCTGCACAAATTCTTCGCGCCGTCCCGTATCCACGTAGAGTTGATGGGCAATATCGGTGATGTGGGCTTGTAGATCGGCGGGGGAGTCAAAGCCATAGATGCGCGCCAAGGCAGGATTGACTGCTAGATAGCGACCATCCGGGGTGGACTGAAACATCCCTTCGGTGGCGTTTTCAAAAATACTGCGGTATTTGGCTTCGGCACGGCGGAGTTCTGCTTCGACCCGGATGCGATCGCTAATGTTGCGGACAAAGGCCACGACTTCATCAGCGTGGAAGGGCAGCAGGCGGGCTTCAAAAAATTGCTCCCCTTGGGGGTAGGGGAGAGAATAGGTGAGGGTGACGAGGGTGCGCTCCTGTAGCACTTGGAGAATGGCCGCCTGAAACTGCTGCGCTACCGAGGTGGGCAAAAAGGCAAACATCGATCGCCCCAGCAATTCTGATGCAGGCACGTAGAGTTCGGCTTGGGTACCGCCCTTGTAGTCCAAGATGGTGGTGTCCGCCGCAACCCGAAAGTAGAGGTCGGGATAGACCGCAAAAATGGCTTCTAGCTCTGCGGTGGTTTGCTCAAGCTGAGCCGCCGCCAGTTTGCTTTGGGTAATGTCTTCAACGGTGCCTTCGTAGTAGGCAACCCGTCCTGTTGCGTCGCAGACTGCGCGGGCGTGCTCGGAGAT harbors:
- a CDS encoding single-stranded DNA-binding protein — protein: MGLNVVHLVGRVGGDPDVRYFESGSVKCRLTLAVNRPSKDDQPDWFNLEIWGKTAQVAADYVRKGTLLGVKGTLKFDRWQDRNTGAERSSPVILVDRMDLLSSKRDSDPSAVPSGYTPDR
- a CDS encoding EAL domain-containing protein yields the protein MDLRDSLRDSLLEILFHSSSQGLILLGVDASHDPAAPHYQVLSLNALAQQLLGQHLAGTHPLHEEGVVVALNQCWQQQMSVQQCYRQLCFNWVPLPDTTATGFILGALFKDTSGIPIYENPARLGHLVDQLLGFIFSCESSPPWRLTYLSQGCYAVTGYTPRDFFSRGDQGLNQITYPQDLPQVLDTLEQAIAHASPYEIEYRIYHRDGHLRWVREQGTPVLDTSGQVIAIDGAIADITVWKELQQALEQPIVGLNERVGNDFVWHLTHFLSQQLGVDHVLIGELSGPDNNWVTTIAYCCYGEMHPPLSYLLTGTPCANVLHDDTCFYSHGVARLFPRDEMLAAAGVEAYIGIPLRNSRGETLGLAAIMHSQPLERVAYIESLLKIFGVRLTAELERIRAERALKIHEAHLQQQLRYEKLISTVASEFINLPLANIPEGIHKVLRLLGEMTTADRSYLFERDSPALESFSNTYEWCAAGIDPQQETLQGVSTTDFPLFFQELYRHRQVLWPQVKHLPLDLPDRAGLEAQGIRSLIVVALCRGAEVMGFLGLDFVQAERSRQELEALLPLMQVMAATFTNVLERQETERSLRAAEEKYRSIFENAVEGMFQSTPDGRYLAVNPALARIYGYESAAELIKSINQIATQIYVDPQRRRDFVAALEQQATLSNFESQVYRKDGSIIWISEHARAVCDATGRVAYYEGTVEDITQSKLAAAQLEQTTAELEAIFAVYPDLYFRVAADTTILDYKGGTQAELYVPASELLGRSMFAFLPTSVAQQFQAAILQVLQERTLVTLTYSLPYPQGEQFFEARLLPFHADEVVAFVRNISDRIRVEAELRRAEAKYRSIFENATEGMFQSTPDGRYLAVNPALARIYGFDSPADLQAHITDIAHQLYVDTGRREEFVQQLVNNGVVTDFESQVYRKDGQIIWISENARAVYDESGRLAYFEGTVVDITERKLSESTIHYQAFHDLLTGLPNRALFDDRLPLALAESRRLQQRVGVMFLDLDRFKVINDTLGHAIGDQLLQQVAERLVHCLRETDTVARWGGDEFTLLLPMVHHTDDLAIVAERILHALKPEFILDGHHLHVTTSIGIAVYPDHGDSPDVLLRNADTALYRAKETGRNTYQFYTNSLNSESHALLRLENELHSALSLEELRLYYQPQLDLERQQIHHIEALVRWQHPHQGLLDPGRFIDMAEENGLILPIGDWVLRRACQDCQAWQQQGLAGVGVAVNLSSRQFLHPNLLQEIQESLAQSQLPPHLLTLEITESTAIHSVSLTQEILSHLRALGVGITLDDFGTGYASLTYLKQFPITGLKIDRSFVEDIVCDPQDQAIAKAIIDLAKGLGLPVVAEGVETIAQLQQLTTLGCDLIQGFILARPMPYPELIQWVQTAPSTIPLQ